A genomic segment from Pyruvatibacter sp. encodes:
- a CDS encoding PQQ-binding-like beta-propeller repeat protein → MRLFHTLAACLIATAVSLPANAQPTLADDWTMEAITGPSPFHGIHGLTVTPDGRLLAGSVVGATLYEIDRTSGAVTVAEAPPHGMADDVEEGPDGTIAWTAFLQGKVFARTPDGELLTLAEGLPGTNSLAWTSDGRLFMTQVFAGDALWELDPTGQTEPRLVMKDMGGLNGFDFGPDGYLYGPLWFKKQVVRVNVTAGTIEVVADGFQTPAAVNFNSKNELFAVDTQAGEIIRVDVASGNKTVVARVKPAIDNLAFAPDDTLYISNMADNAIIEVDVETGESKALVSGPLAVAADIAISEDGKKLYVADVFAFRAIDLETGTVEEIARVFAQEMDYPLSVAAAGGEIGAAGLTAGAVQLFDAKTGASLGVHHGFTTPTEALPRGDGFVMVTEYARGTIVYTGGDNWDDRVDMIEGLEGPAMMAEGPDGPVYVSETLGGRIIRLTDSGVPDVIVDGLSNPEGFDFLSTGQIVIAEAAAQRITIADPATGEKTVIASGLPFGVVPEEGPEVFMPTGIAVGPDDSIYFSSEHLAQVFRLSQTR, encoded by the coding sequence ATGCGCCTTTTTCACACTCTTGCTGCCTGTCTGATCGCCACGGCAGTTTCACTGCCTGCCAATGCGCAGCCCACCCTTGCGGACGACTGGACGATGGAAGCCATAACCGGACCATCGCCCTTTCACGGCATTCACGGGTTAACCGTTACACCTGATGGCAGGTTGCTGGCAGGCTCCGTAGTAGGCGCCACACTTTATGAAATTGACCGCACCAGCGGGGCCGTCACGGTAGCTGAAGCGCCGCCCCACGGCATGGCCGACGATGTGGAGGAAGGCCCCGACGGCACCATCGCCTGGACGGCTTTTTTGCAGGGCAAGGTCTTTGCCCGCACACCTGACGGCGAATTGCTGACACTGGCAGAGGGACTGCCCGGCACCAACTCACTCGCTTGGACTAGCGACGGTCGCCTGTTCATGACGCAGGTTTTTGCCGGTGACGCCCTGTGGGAGCTGGACCCCACCGGCCAGACAGAGCCGCGCCTCGTCATGAAAGACATGGGTGGCCTCAACGGCTTTGACTTCGGGCCGGACGGGTATCTGTACGGGCCACTGTGGTTCAAGAAGCAGGTCGTTCGTGTCAACGTGACGGCCGGCACGATTGAAGTTGTCGCGGACGGGTTCCAGACGCCCGCCGCCGTCAACTTCAACTCCAAAAACGAACTCTTTGCCGTCGACACGCAGGCTGGCGAAATCATCCGCGTGGATGTGGCATCCGGCAATAAAACGGTCGTCGCGCGTGTGAAACCCGCCATCGACAATCTGGCCTTTGCCCCTGACGACACGCTGTACATTTCCAACATGGCCGACAACGCCATCATTGAAGTGGATGTGGAGACCGGCGAAAGCAAAGCCCTGGTGTCCGGCCCCCTTGCAGTCGCCGCCGACATTGCCATCAGCGAAGACGGTAAAAAACTTTACGTGGCAGACGTTTTTGCCTTTCGCGCCATTGATCTTGAAACCGGCACCGTTGAAGAGATCGCCCGCGTGTTTGCGCAGGAAATGGATTACCCGCTGAGTGTTGCGGCAGCAGGCGGAGAAATCGGCGCTGCCGGACTTACCGCAGGGGCCGTGCAACTGTTTGACGCTAAGACCGGCGCATCGCTGGGCGTGCATCACGGGTTCACCACGCCGACAGAGGCCCTGCCCCGTGGCGACGGGTTTGTGATGGTCACAGAATATGCACGCGGCACCATTGTCTATACCGGCGGTGACAACTGGGACGACCGCGTTGACATGATTGAAGGGCTGGAAGGCCCGGCGATGATGGCGGAAGGTCCCGATGGTCCGGTCTATGTGTCTGAAACTTTGGGCGGGCGTATCATCCGCCTGACGGACTCAGGCGTGCCTGATGTGATTGTGGATGGCCTCAGCAACCCGGAAGGGTTTGACTTTCTGAGTACCGGCCAAATCGTGATTGCAGAGGCCGCTGCGCAGCGCATCACCATTGCGGACCCGGCAACCGGCGAAAAAACCGTCATCGCTTCCGGCCTGCCGTTCGGCGTCGTGCCGGAGGAAGGCCCCGAAGTGTTCATGCCTACCGGCATCGCCGTCGGCCCGGATGACAGCATCTATTTTTCCTCGGAGCATCTGGCGCAGGTTTTCCGCCTCAGCCAAACCCGATAG
- the clpS gene encoding ATP-dependent Clp protease adapter ClpS: MTAPDFNFDDTRTALPVAASRLHPDEPDGSDEPPGRGGSDTGVITKTKPKTKKPSLYKVLLLNDDYTPMEFVIHVLERFFNMGAEDATRVMLHVHQNGVGICGVFTYEVAETKVTQVMDFAGQHQHPLQCTMEKE; encoded by the coding sequence ATGACCGCACCCGATTTTAATTTTGATGACACGCGCACCGCACTGCCGGTTGCAGCGTCGCGCCTGCATCCCGATGAGCCTGATGGATCAGACGAGCCACCGGGGCGGGGCGGGTCCGACACGGGTGTCATCACCAAGACCAAGCCTAAAACCAAAAAACCGTCGCTATACAAAGTGCTGCTTTTGAACGACGATTACACGCCCATGGAGTTTGTCATTCATGTGCTGGAGCGGTTTTTCAACATGGGCGCGGAAGATGCGACGCGGGTGATGCTCCATGTGCATCAAAACGGCGTAGGTATATGTGGCGTGTTCACCTACGAGGTGGCTGAAACAAAAGTCACTCAGGTGATGGACTTTGCGGGGCAGCATCAGCACCCCCTGCAATGCACGATGGAGAAAGAGTGA
- a CDS encoding DUF1499 domain-containing protein, whose product MAHKKGITSGTPVLDFKHLKLKGTPNEYLVAPDDLCQDAVPHRPADIYDVPSTELRDAIMHVVSRQSRVELSGMNEEAKAFEFVHYSAVLNFKDFISVRVLPHGHTQSTIAIFSRSKTGYYDFGVNRKRVEAWLEELEGEIIR is encoded by the coding sequence ATGGCACACAAAAAAGGAATCACATCAGGCACTCCCGTGCTTGATTTCAAGCATCTGAAGCTCAAAGGCACGCCGAATGAATATCTGGTGGCGCCGGACGATCTTTGTCAGGACGCGGTTCCGCACCGGCCAGCGGACATTTATGATGTTCCGTCAACCGAGTTGCGCGATGCCATCATGCATGTCGTTTCGCGCCAGTCGCGGGTGGAACTCAGCGGCATGAACGAAGAGGCGAAGGCCTTTGAGTTTGTTCACTATTCCGCAGTGCTGAACTTCAAGGATTTTATCTCTGTACGGGTTCTGCCCCATGGGCATACGCAGTCCACGATTGCGATCTTCAGCCGCTCCAAAACAGGATATTACGATTTTGGCGTGAACCGGAAGCGCGTCGAGGCGTGGCTTGAGGAACTGGAAGGCGAGATCATCCGCTAG
- a CDS encoding serine hydrolase, protein MRSSGGTHPLREYLSSKPGISSVGLAARLATRLGAFAAMVAMIFVATSLVAVAPASAKPKYAALVLDKYSGRVLFARNADEARYPASLTKIMTLYIVFEELAKGNIKLDTKWPVSENAAAQAPSKLGLDAGDTITVEEAMLALITKSANDVAMVVAEGISGSERKFAQLMTTKARKLGMARTTFRNPHGLPDNRQITTARDMATLAQRVMDDFPQFYPYFSTESFNFRGRVFNNHNNLLGDYEGTNGIKTGYTRASGFNLTASVIRDGKHLVGVVLGGKTPRARDAHMVDILDEAFGRVPRRGHMSIATTAPIPRLRPEPAAPARPQIVAAAATAQQLPAPVAPHPVAAPASPQQVAALIAPAPVPQSATVPQSATVPKPAPEQRRLDVATTSGFKDVTAWLVSPANARERAPGNISATGTAATSTAETGMGSVDAAQQVAFADSSPRPTLTTLPAPAAAAAWRIQIGAYSDAEEAGRRIQAAVSRAPGVLQGKGPATVPVKTASRTLYRSRFTGFGGEDQARNACNTLIREGISCITVPPDDWYAPSAN, encoded by the coding sequence ATGCGTAGTTCAGGGGGGACACACCCGTTGCGGGAATATCTGTCGTCAAAACCGGGCATTAGCAGCGTGGGCCTTGCAGCCCGTCTTGCCACGCGTCTGGGCGCATTTGCCGCGATGGTGGCAATGATTTTTGTGGCGACATCGCTCGTGGCTGTAGCGCCTGCCTCTGCCAAGCCCAAATACGCAGCGCTGGTCCTTGATAAATATTCAGGCCGCGTGCTTTTTGCGCGCAACGCAGACGAAGCCCGCTACCCCGCCTCGCTGACAAAAATCATGACGCTCTACATCGTGTTCGAGGAGCTAGCCAAGGGCAATATCAAGCTCGACACAAAATGGCCGGTTTCTGAAAACGCCGCCGCGCAGGCCCCCTCTAAGCTGGGGCTGGACGCAGGCGATACCATCACCGTTGAAGAAGCCATGCTGGCGCTCATTACCAAATCGGCCAACGACGTGGCCATGGTGGTGGCGGAAGGCATCTCCGGTAGCGAGCGCAAGTTTGCGCAGCTCATGACCACCAAGGCCCGCAAGCTTGGCATGGCGCGCACAACATTCCGCAACCCTCACGGGCTGCCCGACAACCGCCAAATCACGACAGCCCGCGACATGGCCACGCTGGCCCAGCGCGTAATGGATGACTTCCCTCAGTTCTATCCGTATTTCAGCACTGAGAGCTTCAACTTCCGTGGTCGCGTGTTCAACAATCACAACAACCTGCTGGGCGACTACGAAGGCACTAACGGCATCAAGACGGGGTACACCCGCGCCTCGGGCTTCAACCTCACAGCCTCGGTCATTCGCGACGGCAAGCATCTGGTGGGCGTGGTACTCGGCGGCAAGACCCCGCGCGCCCGCGACGCCCATATGGTGGACATTCTCGACGAAGCCTTTGGCCGCGTTCCGCGTCGGGGCCATATGTCGATAGCCACAACGGCACCCATTCCACGCCTGCGGCCTGAGCCCGCGGCTCCCGCCCGACCGCAGATCGTTGCCGCAGCAGCCACCGCCCAACAACTGCCCGCACCAGTTGCACCACACCCCGTGGCGGCGCCCGCATCACCACAACAAGTTGCAGCGCTTATTGCCCCGGCACCCGTGCCCCAGTCGGCTACCGTGCCCCAGTCTGCTACCGTGCCCAAGCCAGCCCCGGAACAACGCCGCCTTGATGTGGCAACAACCTCCGGGTTCAAGGATGTAACGGCCTGGTTGGTATCCCCTGCCAACGCCCGCGAACGCGCACCGGGAAACATCTCGGCAACAGGTACCGCAGCGACCAGCACCGCAGAAACTGGGATGGGCAGCGTTGATGCGGCACAGCAGGTTGCATTCGCTGACAGCAGCCCGCGCCCAACGCTTACAACGCTCCCTGCGCCCGCAGCCGCTGCCGCATGGCGCATTCAGATCGGGGCCTATTCAGATGCCGAGGAAGCCGGCCGACGCATTCAGGCGGCTGTTTCGCGCGCACCGGGCGTATTGCAGGGCAAAGGCCCGGCCACCGTGCCCGTCAAAACCGCTTCGCGCACACTCTATCGCTCTCGCTTCACAGGCTTTGGCGGTGAGGACCAGGCACGCAACGCCTGCAACACCCTGATCCGCGAAGGCATAAGTTGCATCACCGTCCCGCCGGACGACTGGTACGCGCCATCTGCAAACTAG
- a CDS encoding DnaJ domain-containing protein: MGFFALFVCLLGAAILLVFAAGNMPAATLAKVVRYTGGGLLAIVTLFLGLTGRLGLAIPAGMASYALFRGDLGRLGSLGRGFPGMGGGSGRGPSQGQSSDIETEWLTMWLDHDSGEMGGRVRQGRFEGAELQNLSEADVMALRSELVRDADSLRLLDSYIERVYGGSGGAGEAGEGTYQDTHSQSRQEQPSRSASGMSRDEAYEVLGLSPGAGIDDIKKAHRNLMQKFHPDKGGSSYQAAKLNQAKDILLAAAKA, from the coding sequence ATGGGCTTTTTTGCACTTTTTGTCTGCCTGCTCGGCGCAGCCATTCTGTTGGTGTTTGCTGCCGGAAACATGCCTGCGGCAACGCTGGCGAAAGTGGTGCGCTATACGGGTGGTGGTCTGCTGGCAATTGTGACGCTGTTTTTGGGCCTCACCGGACGGCTGGGGCTGGCGATCCCCGCAGGCATGGCATCCTACGCCCTGTTCCGCGGTGATCTGGGGCGGCTGGGGTCGCTTGGGCGCGGGTTTCCCGGCATGGGCGGCGGCAGTGGACGCGGTCCGTCGCAGGGGCAGAGTTCGGACATTGAAACCGAGTGGCTCACCATGTGGCTGGACCATGACAGCGGCGAGATGGGCGGTCGTGTCAGACAGGGCCGGTTTGAAGGGGCTGAGCTTCAGAATCTGAGTGAAGCCGATGTGATGGCGCTGCGGTCTGAACTCGTGCGTGACGCAGACAGCCTGCGGTTGCTCGATAGCTACATTGAGCGGGTGTATGGCGGTTCTGGCGGTGCTGGCGAGGCGGGTGAGGGCACATACCAGGACACACACTCTCAATCGCGGCAGGAGCAGCCGTCACGGTCGGCGTCCGGTATGAGCCGTGACGAGGCCTATGAGGTTCTTGGGTTGTCGCCAGGGGCGGGCATTGACGACATCAAAAAAGCGCACCGCAACCTGATGCAGAAGTTTCATCCCGACAAGGGCGGGTCATCCTATCAGGCGGCAAAACTCAATCAGGCGAAGGATATTCTGCTTGCGGCAGCCAAAGCCTAG
- a CDS encoding VWA domain-containing protein, producing MADKGKSIDRSAQTGRAADRASVDRFLSKVAATPPPVHGNTRGRLLFIMDATLSRQPTWDTALSLQAQMFDVTASMGGLDVQLAYFRGHGEFRASPWVSEPAALARAMTGVQVRGGHTQICRALRHAISQAREAPVAALVYVGDCMEEAADDVCAAAGELGLLGVRAFMFQEGYEPAAERTFREVARLTGGAFARFDAGAADQLRDLLRAVAVYASGGRRALANHAASGSSAIRQLTHQVK from the coding sequence ATGGCCGACAAGGGAAAATCGATCGACCGTTCGGCGCAGACCGGGCGCGCGGCTGACCGTGCAAGCGTTGACCGGTTTTTGAGCAAGGTTGCGGCCACACCGCCGCCTGTTCACGGCAATACGCGCGGGCGGTTGCTGTTCATCATGGACGCAACCCTGAGCCGCCAGCCCACCTGGGACACTGCGCTGTCATTGCAGGCACAGATGTTTGATGTGACGGCGTCGATGGGGGGGCTGGATGTGCAACTGGCCTATTTTCGCGGACATGGCGAGTTCAGGGCAAGTCCCTGGGTGAGCGAGCCCGCCGCTTTGGCGCGCGCGATGACGGGTGTGCAGGTGCGCGGTGGGCATACGCAGATATGCCGTGCTCTGCGCCACGCCATCAGCCAGGCCCGTGAAGCGCCGGTTGCAGCGCTTGTTTATGTGGGTGACTGCATGGAAGAGGCTGCAGACGATGTGTGTGCGGCGGCAGGCGAACTGGGGTTGCTGGGGGTGCGTGCCTTCATGTTTCAGGAGGGCTATGAGCCTGCTGCTGAACGCACGTTCAGGGAGGTGGCGCGGCTGACCGGCGGGGCATTCGCCCGGTTTGATGCAGGAGCTGCGGACCAGTTGCGCGACCTGCTGCGCGCCGTGGCGGTGTATGCCAGCGGCGGGCGCAGGGCGCTTGCCAACCACGCGGCATCCGGCTCTTCTGCGATCCGCCAACTCACGCATCAGGTTAAGTAG
- a CDS encoding division plane positioning ATPase MipZ yields MRSRTRGNGGAGPEGRRGHVIVLGNEKGGSGKSTSAMHIIAGLMKAGFKVGCIDLDCRQRSITRYLENRRQLCDRTGLRLTFPRNEVIDPSTLDSREASQREEEAAFEQALFELRATCDFVVVDCPGSDVFLSRVGHRCADTLITPMNDSFVDFDLLGKVDPDTNEVKGPSIYSEMVWEARKRKAMVEGKSIDWVVMRNRLSHLDAKNKRRVEQVLTNLAGRIGFRLAPGFGERVIFREMFPMGLTLLDIMDDKSGVPLSMSHVAARQEVRDLLAALRLPGLTLSAESDAAQVG; encoded by the coding sequence GTGCGTTCGCGCACCAGGGGTAATGGTGGCGCAGGCCCTGAGGGGCGGCGCGGACACGTTATCGTGCTGGGCAATGAAAAGGGCGGGTCGGGCAAGTCCACCAGCGCCATGCATATCATTGCCGGCCTGATGAAGGCGGGCTTCAAGGTCGGATGCATTGATCTTGATTGCCGCCAGCGTTCCATCACCCGCTATCTTGAAAACCGCCGCCAGTTGTGTGATCGCACCGGCCTGCGGCTGACGTTCCCGCGCAACGAAGTGATTGACCCCTCGACGCTTGACAGCCGGGAGGCATCCCAGCGCGAGGAAGAAGCAGCGTTCGAGCAGGCCTTGTTTGAGCTGCGTGCCACCTGCGACTTTGTGGTGGTGGATTGTCCGGGCTCGGATGTTTTTCTGTCGCGCGTCGGCCATCGCTGCGCGGACACGCTGATTACGCCCATGAACGATTCATTCGTTGACTTCGATCTGCTGGGCAAAGTGGACCCGGACACCAACGAAGTGAAAGGCCCCTCCATCTACAGCGAAATGGTGTGGGAGGCGCGCAAACGCAAAGCCATGGTTGAGGGCAAGTCCATCGACTGGGTGGTAATGCGCAACCGGCTGTCGCATCTGGACGCCAAGAACAAGCGGCGTGTCGAGCAGGTGCTGACCAATCTGGCGGGCCGTATCGGCTTCAGGTTGGCGCCGGGCTTTGGCGAGCGGGTGATCTTCCGCGAAATGTTCCCGATGGGGCTGACACTGCTGGACATCATGGATGATAAGTCCGGGGTGCCGCTGTCCATGTCGCACGTGGCGGCACGCCAGGAAGTGCGGGATCTGCTGGCCGCACTGAGGCTGCCGGGTCTTACGCTGTCAGCCGAATCAGATGCAGCCCAGGTTGGCTGA
- the panC gene encoding pantoate--beta-alanine ligase: MIETTRTVSTLRSWVKTCRQSGKRIALVPTMGALHEGHLTLVDLARRHADEVAVSLFVNPTQFAPGEDLDRYPRDEQGDRAKLDARGVSMLWAPTPDEMYPDGFSTTVSLDGPALGLETDHRPHFFGGVATVVTKLLLQVLPDVAVFGEKDYQQLQVISRLTRDLDIPTQIIGGSTIREPDGLAMSSRNAYLSKEERQVAPVLNITLKAAGRAALAGDDPRTTETKAISQLLAAGFARIDYVAIRHAESLAPLTSADIKAGQPMRVLGAGVLGKTRLIDNLDPRSA, translated from the coding sequence ATGATTGAAACCACCCGCACCGTTTCAACCCTGCGTTCATGGGTCAAGACGTGCCGCCAGTCCGGAAAGCGCATCGCGCTGGTGCCCACAATGGGCGCTCTGCACGAAGGCCACCTGACCCTCGTTGATCTCGCCCGCCGGCACGCCGACGAGGTGGCCGTCAGCCTGTTTGTAAACCCAACCCAATTTGCGCCCGGCGAAGACCTTGACCGCTACCCGCGCGATGAGCAGGGCGACCGCGCCAAACTTGATGCCCGCGGAGTGTCGATGCTGTGGGCACCAACCCCCGATGAGATGTACCCGGACGGCTTTTCAACAACCGTGAGCCTTGACGGCCCGGCCCTTGGCCTTGAGACCGATCACCGGCCACACTTTTTTGGCGGCGTCGCCACGGTCGTCACAAAGCTGCTGCTGCAGGTTCTGCCAGACGTGGCTGTTTTCGGGGAAAAAGACTACCAGCAGCTTCAGGTTATCAGCCGTCTTACGCGCGACCTCGATATTCCAACGCAAATCATTGGCGGCTCCACCATCCGCGAGCCTGACGGCCTGGCCATGTCATCCCGCAATGCCTATCTCAGCAAGGAGGAAAGGCAGGTAGCACCCGTGCTGAACATCACGTTGAAGGCAGCAGGCCGCGCGGCCCTTGCCGGTGACGATCCGCGCACCACCGAGACAAAGGCAATCAGTCAGCTTCTGGCAGCAGGCTTTGCACGCATTGACTACGTTGCCATACGCCACGCGGAAAGCCTCGCGCCACTTACCAGCGCAGACATCAAGGCAGGTCAGCCAATGCGGGTGCTCGGAGCAGGCGTTTTGGGCAAAACGCGGCTGATCGACAATCTCGACCCCCGCAGCGCCTGA
- a CDS encoding DUF1489 domain-containing protein, translated as MTLHLIKLCVGATSIEDLADWQALVLAGKTGYGKVDKLFHTTRMTPKRGDELLNGGSLYWVMAGTIRVRQKLLDIEGFTDSEGIKRCRLVLDPPLIATRPAPRRPFQGWRYLEAKDAPVDLGKAGDGTQDMPPDMQAELLELGLL; from the coding sequence ATGACGCTTCACCTCATCAAGCTTTGCGTTGGTGCCACCAGCATCGAGGACCTTGCCGACTGGCAGGCGTTGGTGCTGGCCGGCAAGACCGGCTACGGCAAGGTCGATAAGCTGTTTCACACAACCCGCATGACGCCCAAGCGTGGCGACGAGTTGCTGAACGGCGGGTCGTTATACTGGGTGATGGCGGGGACGATCAGGGTGCGCCAGAAGCTGCTTGATATTGAAGGCTTCACTGACAGCGAAGGTATCAAGCGGTGTCGGCTGGTGCTCGACCCGCCGCTGATTGCAACGCGTCCTGCGCCGCGCAGGCCATTTCAGGGCTGGCGGTATCTTGAGGCAAAGGATGCGCCTGTGGATCTGGGCAAGGCGGGCGACGGCACGCAGGACATGCCGCCGGACATGCAGGCAGAACTGTTGGAGCTTGGGCTGTTATGA
- a CDS encoding acetyl/propionyl/methylcrotonyl-CoA carboxylase subunit alpha yields the protein MISTLLIANRGEIACRVIETARANGLRTVAVFSQADATARHVEMADEAHLVGPAPAADSYLRQDAILAAAKASGADAIHPGYGFLSENAEFAEACAEAGLIFVGPPADAIRAMGLKDRAKALMQQASVPVVPGYHGDNQDAAFLAGQAEQIGYPVLIKAVAGGGGKGMRRVDAASEFDKALASAMREAKAAFGDDRVLIEKFVASPRHIEVQVFADAHGNVVHLFERDCSVQRRHQKVVEEAPAPGMTDDMRAAMGKAACEAARAIGYRGAGTVEFIADASDGLRMDRFYFMEMNTRLQVEHPVTEMITGQDLVDWQLRVAAGEPLPLAQDDLEISGHAVEVRLYAEDPNKQFFPSTGTLKKFRIPQEEEGVRIDSGVRTGDEISIYYDPMIAKLIGWGETRDAARARLDGALRQVEVAGVATNAAFLRAVINHRVFASGEMDTGFIEAHLAELVPGTGAARESHVVLAALAVAHHRLQMASRGSASDPYSPWNDTGGWRLFGTAGETITLGEGGDTHQVALIYGRDRVDASLGEIHAHMMMQGWGGVEMRATVNGALMKAGVHMEDRAISIMRDGATWQFTIPDPLDVDAADTGLTGGVVAPMTGKVTQVWVKAGDRVQRGAPLVALEAMKMEHTLSAPGDVTVADVLAAAGDQVEGGVTLVVFEPQDG from the coding sequence ATGATTTCCACTCTCCTCATTGCCAATCGCGGCGAGATAGCGTGCCGCGTCATTGAAACCGCCCGCGCGAATGGTTTGCGCACGGTGGCTGTCTTTTCCCAGGCTGACGCCACGGCGCGGCACGTGGAGATGGCGGACGAGGCCCATCTGGTGGGGCCTGCCCCGGCGGCGGACAGCTATTTGCGGCAGGACGCCATTCTGGCGGCCGCAAAAGCCAGCGGTGCGGATGCAATCCATCCCGGATACGGGTTTTTGTCTGAAAATGCTGAGTTTGCCGAGGCGTGCGCTGAGGCTGGCCTCATTTTTGTTGGTCCACCGGCAGACGCGATCCGTGCCATGGGCCTAAAGGACCGGGCCAAGGCGCTGATGCAACAGGCCAGCGTGCCGGTTGTGCCTGGGTATCACGGTGATAATCAGGATGCGGCGTTTCTGGCCGGGCAAGCAGAGCAAATCGGCTATCCGGTGCTTATCAAGGCCGTGGCGGGCGGTGGTGGCAAGGGGATGCGCCGCGTTGACGCTGCAAGTGAGTTCGACAAGGCACTGGCGTCGGCCATGCGCGAGGCCAAGGCAGCATTTGGCGACGACCGCGTTTTGATTGAGAAGTTTGTCGCCAGTCCGCGCCACATTGAAGTACAGGTTTTTGCGGACGCGCATGGCAACGTGGTGCATTTGTTTGAGCGGGACTGCTCGGTGCAGCGACGGCATCAAAAGGTGGTTGAGGAGGCCCCCGCGCCGGGCATGACCGATGATATGCGCGCGGCGATGGGCAAGGCGGCCTGCGAGGCGGCGCGGGCCATCGGCTATCGCGGGGCGGGCACGGTTGAGTTCATTGCGGATGCCTCAGACGGGCTGCGGATGGACCGGTTCTATTTCATGGAAATGAACACGCGGCTTCAGGTCGAACATCCGGTGACGGAGATGATTACCGGACAGGATCTGGTGGACTGGCAATTGCGCGTTGCCGCCGGTGAGCCTTTGCCGCTGGCGCAGGATGACCTTGAGATTTCAGGCCATGCTGTTGAAGTGCGGCTGTATGCGGAAGACCCCAACAAGCAGTTTTTTCCTTCCACCGGCACGCTCAAGAAGTTCCGGATACCGCAGGAGGAGGAGGGTGTTCGCATCGACTCCGGTGTGCGAACAGGCGACGAGATCAGCATTTATTATGACCCGATGATCGCCAAGCTCATTGGCTGGGGTGAGACGCGTGATGCGGCGCGGGCACGGCTGGATGGTGCACTGCGGCAGGTTGAGGTAGCAGGTGTTGCCACAAACGCCGCGTTCCTGCGCGCGGTTATCAATCACCGCGTGTTCGCGTCCGGCGAAATGGACACGGGCTTTATTGAGGCACATCTGGCGGAGCTTGTGCCGGGCACCGGTGCAGCACGTGAAAGCCATGTGGTGCTGGCAGCGCTTGCTGTGGCGCATCACCGGCTACAGATGGCAAGCCGTGGCAGCGCCAGCGACCCCTATTCGCCGTGGAACGACACCGGCGGGTGGCGGTTGTTTGGCACTGCCGGTGAAACCATTACATTGGGCGAGGGGGGCGATACCCATCAGGTGGCGCTTATATATGGCCGGGACCGTGTGGACGCTTCGCTGGGGGAGATACATGCACATATGATGATGCAGGGCTGGGGCGGGGTCGAGATGCGTGCAACGGTAAATGGCGCACTGATGAAAGCCGGTGTTCATATGGAGGACCGGGCCATCAGCATCATGCGCGACGGGGCGACGTGGCAGTTTACCATTCCTGATCCGCTTGACGTTGATGCTGCTGATACGGGTTTGACTGGGGGTGTCGTCGCGCCGATGACCGGCAAGGTTACGCAGGTGTGGGTCAAAGCAGGTGATCGCGTTCAGCGCGGCGCGCCGCTGGTGGCGCTTGAAGCCATGAAGATGGAGCACACTTTGTCAGCGCCTGGCGATGTAACTGTGGCGGATGTTCTGGCCGCGGCAGGCGACCAGGTGGAAGGCGGTGTCACGCTCGTGGTTTTTGAACCGCAGGACGGTTAG
- a CDS encoding enoyl-CoA hydratase-related protein, protein MADDFVMMELTREGLATITLNNPDQHNAFNPDLVSDLVDRLEDLRANADTVRALVIRAEGPVFSGLTDFDWLPHIAHYTDDETEEDAEAIADVLSRVRDLPQPAIAVVNGPAAGYGLGLVAACDIVIATSRAQFVFSEIRHGFIPALAAPYVIEAMGMSAARRYMLTGEPFDAAEAHRLGLVDVLVDDMDDAAARLSRFVDLIFAAAPGAIASTKGLIDEVTGLPIDDELIDELVAAHGKNRTGADAAEGIAAFLEKREPNWRG, encoded by the coding sequence ATGGCCGATGATTTTGTGATGATGGAGCTGACCCGTGAAGGGCTGGCCACCATCACCCTCAACAACCCGGATCAGCACAACGCCTTCAACCCGGACCTTGTATCGGACCTGGTTGACCGGCTGGAAGACCTGCGCGCGAACGCTGACACCGTGCGGGCGCTGGTCATCAGGGCGGAAGGGCCGGTGTTTTCCGGGCTGACTGACTTTGACTGGCTTCCGCATATTGCGCACTACACGGACGATGAAACCGAAGAAGATGCAGAGGCCATTGCCGATGTATTGAGCCGCGTTCGCGACCTGCCGCAGCCTGCTATTGCGGTTGTGAACGGCCCTGCGGCTGGCTACGGGCTGGGGCTGGTGGCCGCCTGTGACATTGTGATTGCCACCTCGCGCGCGCAGTTTGTGTTCTCTGAAATCCGTCACGGGTTTATTCCCGCCCTTGCCGCGCCCTACGTGATTGAAGCGATGGGCATGAGTGCAGCGCGCCGCTACATGCTGACGGGTGAACCGTTTGACGCTGCTGAAGCGCATCGGCTGGGGCTGGTTGATGTGTTGGTTGACGACATGGACGACGCGGCGGCACGTCTGTCGCGTTTCGTTGATCTGATTTTTGCCGCAGCACCTGGTGCGATTGCTTCCACCAAGGGGCTGATTGATGAAGTGACAGGCCTGCCTATTGATGACGAGCTGATTGACGAGCTTGTGGCCGCGCACGGCAAAAACCGCACCGGGGCCGATGCAGCCGAAGGCATTGCCGCGTTCCTTGAAAAGCGTGAGCCGAACTGGCGCGGCTGA